In Inquilinus sp. Marseille-Q2685, one genomic interval encodes:
- a CDS encoding FUSC family protein, translating to MSRAAAAPRPSLIRAAIAVSPRSLSLGEGLRAAASCAVVVAIGSLLQAPILAWAAIAAFWTCLADPGGPNRDRVRALAGFSLLSGAFAVAGAAASAQGWPWATAIVFLCALIGSAVRVYGAAARQIGTLAVVACVVAVDHHTPTPAALGEFAAAYLGGCAWAMLLALSIWRIHPFRPAREGVATVYRSLAAMTAGLARLDAGAAPRDWVLHAQRYRHAVRSAIETGRATLDRTLRGRGLAAPLERLLLALDRAERVFARLIALSELRQHASGSGPQERLALRRLAMVLYRQAHAFAAGREDGAPWRRSLDRLDGLIGTLDDGPVAAGLRAIVDQLRSAGETPEVRARPAARQPWLAPLRAQLSWRSEVLRHALRCAVATAGAVMLSHILGLPYAYWMAMAVVLVLQPSVATTWPRALERAVGSVLGGALAALLGLVLHTPLALTAAVFPLAIATMAVRSVNYGLFVFFLTPLFVLVIELSQPGTSEPALAWMRALYNVLGSAIGVLGGLLLWPSREDRQLRPALAAAIEANGRYAALAFAPDRDEAAIEAARRAAGLASGNAEAAHGRTLLEAWWQRDALDAALSIVILARQLAGAATAAWLHRPEAGDAAFGQWIAAETAALAEALRHGTALPAAAAPPPGGAAEDSERSRLLQEILLLRAATEHLVPG from the coding sequence ATGAGCCGCGCCGCGGCGGCCCCGCGCCCCTCCCTGATCCGCGCCGCCATCGCCGTCTCGCCGCGCAGCCTCAGCCTCGGCGAAGGCCTGCGCGCCGCCGCCTCCTGCGCCGTCGTGGTCGCCATCGGCAGCCTGCTGCAAGCGCCGATCCTGGCCTGGGCCGCGATCGCCGCGTTCTGGACCTGCCTGGCCGACCCCGGCGGGCCGAACCGCGACCGGGTGCGGGCGCTGGCCGGCTTCTCGCTCCTGTCCGGCGCCTTCGCGGTCGCCGGCGCCGCGGCCTCCGCCCAGGGCTGGCCCTGGGCCACGGCAATCGTGTTCCTCTGCGCCCTCATCGGCAGCGCGGTCCGGGTCTACGGCGCCGCCGCGCGGCAGATCGGCACGCTGGCGGTGGTGGCCTGCGTCGTCGCGGTCGACCACCACACCCCCACCCCGGCGGCGCTGGGCGAGTTCGCCGCCGCCTATCTCGGCGGCTGCGCCTGGGCGATGCTGCTGGCCCTGTCGATCTGGCGCATCCATCCCTTCCGGCCGGCCCGGGAGGGCGTCGCCACCGTCTATCGCAGCCTCGCCGCCATGACCGCCGGCCTCGCCCGGCTCGACGCCGGCGCCGCCCCGCGCGACTGGGTGCTGCACGCGCAGCGCTACCGCCACGCCGTGCGCAGCGCGATCGAGACCGGGCGGGCGACGCTGGACCGCACCCTGCGAGGCCGCGGCCTGGCCGCCCCGCTGGAGCGGCTGCTGCTGGCGCTGGACCGGGCCGAGCGGGTCTTCGCCCGGCTGATCGCGCTGAGCGAGCTGCGCCAGCATGCGTCCGGCTCCGGCCCGCAGGAGCGGCTGGCGCTGCGACGCCTGGCGATGGTGCTGTACCGCCAGGCCCATGCCTTCGCGGCCGGGCGCGAGGACGGCGCCCCGTGGCGGCGGTCGCTGGACCGGCTGGACGGGCTGATCGGGACGCTGGACGACGGGCCGGTCGCGGCCGGGCTGCGCGCCATCGTCGACCAGCTGCGCTCGGCCGGCGAGACGCCGGAGGTCCGGGCCCGGCCCGCCGCCCGGCAGCCCTGGCTGGCGCCGCTGCGGGCGCAGCTGAGCTGGCGGTCGGAGGTGCTGCGCCACGCCCTGCGTTGCGCCGTCGCCACCGCCGGGGCGGTGATGCTGAGCCACATCCTCGGCCTGCCCTACGCCTATTGGATGGCGATGGCGGTGGTGCTGGTGCTGCAGCCCTCGGTGGCGACCACCTGGCCGCGCGCGCTGGAACGGGCGGTCGGCAGCGTGCTCGGCGGCGCGCTGGCGGCCCTGCTCGGCCTGGTGCTGCACACGCCCCTCGCCCTGACCGCCGCGGTGTTCCCGCTGGCGATCGCGACCATGGCGGTGCGCTCGGTCAATTACGGCCTGTTCGTCTTCTTCCTGACCCCGCTCTTCGTGCTGGTGATCGAGCTGTCGCAGCCGGGTACGAGCGAGCCGGCCCTGGCCTGGATGCGGGCGCTCTACAACGTGCTGGGCAGCGCCATCGGCGTGCTCGGAGGCCTGCTGCTGTGGCCGAGCCGCGAGGACCGGCAGCTGCGCCCGGCCCTGGCCGCGGCGATCGAGGCCAATGGCCGCTACGCCGCCCTGGCCTTCGCGCCGGACCGCGACGAGGCGGCGATCGAGGCGGCGCGGCGCGCCGCCGGCCTGGCCAGCGGCAATGCCGAGGCGGCGCACGGCCGCACCCTGCTGGAGGCCTGGTGGCAGCGCGACGCGCTGGACGCGGCGCTGAGCATCGTCATCCTGGCGCGCCAGCTGGCCGGCGCCGCCACCGCCGCCTGGCTGCACCGGCCGGAGGCCGGGGATGCGGCGTTCGGGCAATGGATCGCCGCCGAGACCGCGGCCCTGGCCGAGGCCCTGCGCCACGGCACCGCGCTGCCCGCCGCCGCCGCTCCGCCGCCGGGCGGCGCGGCCGAGGACTCCGAGCGGTCACGCCTGCTGCAGGAGATCCTGCTGCTGCGCGCGGCAACGGAGCACCTGGTGCCGGGATAG